The Oryza glaberrima chromosome 9, OglaRS2, whole genome shotgun sequence genome includes a window with the following:
- the LOC127784034 gene encoding protein TIFY 10c, whose protein sequence is MAGRATATATAAGKDRSSFAVTCSLLSQFLKEKKGGGGGLQGLGLGLRPAPAAPPAVGTGGAFRPPPTTMNLLSGLDAPAVEVEPNTAETAADELPLIKAPADQQSDESASEAAGEKAQQLTIFYGGKVVVFENFPSTKVKDLLQIVSTGDGVDKNTGTAATQSLPRPAHNSLPDLPIARRNSLHRFLEKRKGRMNANAPYQANCTAAPSKQANGDKSWLGFGQEMTIKQEI, encoded by the exons atGGCCGGCcgtgcgacggcgacggcgacggcggcggggaaggacaGGTCCAGCTTCGCCGTCACCTGTAGCCTCCTCAGCCAGTTTCTCAAGGagaagaagggcggcggcggcgggctgcagGGGCTCGGCCTCGGCttgcggccggcgccggcggcgccgcccgccgtgggAACTGGAG GTGctttccggccgccgccgaccaccatgAACTTGCTGTCGGGGCTCGacgcgccggcggtggaggtggagccaaACACGGCGGAAACAGCGGCCGACGAGCTGCCTCTCATCAAGGCCCCGGCCGATCAGCAAAGCGACGAAAGTGCAAG TGAGGCAGCTGGAGAGAAGGCTCAACAGCTGACCATCTTCTACGGTGGAAAAGTAGTCGTCTTTGAGAACTTCCCGTCCACCAAGGTCAAGGATCTCTTACAAATCGTAAGCACAGGCGATGGCGTCGACAAGAACACCGGCACCGCGGCAACGCAGAGCCTGCCCCGACCCGCACACAACAGTCTTCCCG ATCTGCCGATTGCAAGGAGGAACTCGCTCCATAGGTTTCTCGAGAAGAGAAAGGGCAG GATGAATGCAAATGCTCCATACCAAGCTAACTGCACCGCTGCACCGTCCAAGCAAGCTAACGGTGACAAATCTTGGCTTGGGTTTGGCCAAGAGATGACAATAAAGCAGGAGATATGA